A window from Acinonyx jubatus isolate Ajub_Pintada_27869175 chromosome E1, VMU_Ajub_asm_v1.0, whole genome shotgun sequence encodes these proteins:
- the LOC106985250 gene encoding 40S ribosomal protein S15a-like encodes MVSMNVLADPLKSINNAEKRGKRQVLIRPCSKVIVRFLTVMMKHGYIGESEIIDDYRAGKIVANLTGRLNKCGVISPRFDVQLKDLEKWQNNLLPSRQFGFIVLTTSAGIMDHEEVRQKHTGGKILGFFF; translated from the coding sequence ATGGTGAGCATGAATGTCCTGGCAGATCCTCTCAAGAGCATTAACAATGCTGAAAAGAGAGGCAAACGCCAGGTTCTTATTAGGCCATGCTCCAAAGTCATTGTCCGATTTCTGACTGTGATGATGAAGCATGGTTACATTGGCGAATCTGAAATCATCGATGATTACAGAGCTGGGAAAATTGTTGCGAACCTCACAGGCAGATTAAACAAGTGTGGAGTGATCAGCCCCAGGTTTGATGTACAACtcaaagatctagaaaaatggcagaataatCTGCTCCCATCCCGCCAGTTTGGTTTCATTGTGCTGACAACCTCAGCTGGCATCATGGACCATGAAGAAGTAAGACAAAAACACACAGGAGGGAAAatcctgggattctttttctAG